From the Saccharomycodes ludwigii strain NBRC 1722 chromosome I, whole genome shotgun sequence genome, one window contains:
- the YKU70 gene encoding ATP-dependent DNA helicase YKU70 (similar to Saccharomyces cerevisiae YMR284W | YKU70 | Yeast KU protein), with protein sequence MNEVFDFLSKHVLRLNPSPTSAYHKGNSEEHDTASMTILDGSTNKVTATNNGHKSYLKTDYHIHECIIFLIQGSSSMFTTFIDGVGNKQTPFLSILNTLNSLMKQLIITLPSATIGCYLTNCTEHSDSNTDNEHETSSTITDLIPIGDLDIQAMKKLNDLIQNIKSNRVNLFERFVIDKNECPLEQAFSYILPKFTSLPENEPQPYNKKKLFFFTDIDKPLSTSKEKLSNTLEEFKENQIEIIPFFISHDNNNNNHYFDPSKFYFDILHKFFNVDDSLVGISPEAIKNEVMQRKEVERIKFSCPLELDVHISVGIKGLIYFTHEYYGTKYKYVHRTGHKEVHSKRIYLDPDTEEEITDKIEQVYPLPNGVDYAKLDSDYIQQPDIKGLKILSFYDIDDLLVYHNNIDNSSFIIPNDETYKNSSVALGSLYRIMEKLQKCAIVYGKLKRNSNVEFFIMTTKNAEECGFYLNRLPYRDEIRLLPPTNVDSVDHTSNDYQELLLVTKKILENFNLEKKYEPTYFSNPKIQKHYKVLHDFLLQVEYEDPNISFDRDDTVDEIERINYRISNNTILQGYIEKWYEIYNRNGSNVPIKGQKTNFTK encoded by the coding sequence atgaatgaaGTATTTGACTTTTTATCAAAACATGTTTTGAGGTTAAATCCTTCACCAACTTCTGCATATCATAAAGGCAACTCAGAGGAACATGATACTGCTAGCATGACTATTCTTGATGGAAGTACTAACAAGGTAACTGCTACTAATAACGGGCATAAAtcatatttaaaaacagaTTACCATATCCACGAGTGtatcatatttttaattcaagGTTCCTCATCAATGTTTACAACTTTTATAGATGGTGTGGGAAACAAGCAAACACCTTTTCTATCCATTTTAAATACACTCAATTCACTTATGAAACAACTAATCATCACTTTACCAAGCGCAACTATAGGTTGCTATCTGACCAACTGTACAGAACACAGTGATAGCAACACTGATAATGAACATGAAACCTCATCAACGATTACTGATCTTATTCCAATTGGAGATTTAGATATTCAAGccatgaaaaaattaaatgacttaattcaaaatatcaaatcTAACAGAGTTAATCTTTTTGAAAGGTttgttattgataaaaacgAATGTCCACTAGAACAAGCGTTCTCATATATTTTACCTAAGTTCACATCTTTACCGGAGAATGAACCACAGCcatacaacaaaaaaaaattattttttttcactgaTATTGACAAACCTTTAAGTACCTCTAAGGAAAAATTGAGTAATACACTAGAagaatttaaagaaaatcaaattGAGATTAtcccattttttatttcacatgataataacaacaataaccaTTATTTTGATCCCtcaaagttttattttgacaTATTgcacaaattttttaatgtcGATGACTCATTGGTAGGTATCTCTCCTGAGGCTATCAAGAATGAAGTAATGCAGCGTAAAGAAGTTgaaagaattaaattttcttgTCCCTTGGAACTAGATGTCCACATATCGGTTGGCATTAAGGgtcttatatattttaccCATGAATATTATGGGACAAAGTATAAATATGTGCATAGAACTGGTCATAAAGAGGTTCATTCTAAAAGAATATACTTAGATCCTGATACAGAGGAAGAAATTACAGATAAAATAGAACAAGTTTATCCTCTACCCAATGGAGTTGACTATGCAAAGCTTGATTCTGACTATATTCAACAACCGGATATTAAAggtttaaaaatactatCATTTTACGATATAGATGATTTACTGGTTTACCATAACAATATAGACAACAGTAGTTTTATAATCCCAAATGATGAAACTTATAAAAATTCCTCAGTTGCATTAGGGTCTCTGTATAGGATAATGGAAAAACTACAAAAGTGTGCTATAGTTTATGGAAAGTTAAAACGCAACTCTAATGTGGAATTTTTCATAATGACTACCAAAAATGCTGAAGAATGCggattttatttgaatagATTACCTTATAGGGACGAAATTAGACTTTTGCCCCCTACCAACGTCGATTCTGTGGATCATACATCTAATGATTACCAAGAATTACTTCttgttacaaaaaaaattctagAGAATTTCAACTTggagaaaaaatatgaacCAACATATTTTAGCAATcctaaaatacaaaaacatTATAAAGTTTTGCAcgattttttattacaggTTGAATACGAGGATCCAAATATTAGTTTTGATCGCGATGATACAGTTGATGAAATAGAAAGGATTAACTATAGAATAAGTAATAATACGATATTGCAAGgatatattgaaaaatggtatgaaatatataatagaaATGGAAGTAACGTACCAATAAAAGGAcagaaaacaaattttacaaaataa